The DNA region CGCAGCTTCAGCCTGCCCACCGCCGCCAATCCGACCATCACCACCGGCGGCATGTGGGGCGAGCGCAAGAGCGAGTATCTCGCGTCGGCCGGGCCGCTCGCCCGGTCGTTCATGGCGCCGACGCTGGTGTTCGCCAAGCCGGAAGGCGCAGGCGGCCGCTGGGGCGAGGCGGCGGCGGCGCAGTGCGCGGCGGCGGGCCTGTCCTGGCCCCTGGTGCTGAAGCCCGACATCGGCTGGCAGGGCTATGGCGTGCGCGCGGTGGCCGATGCCGCGGAGTTCGGCGCGGCGCTTGCGGCCCTGCCGGCCGAGGTGCCGTTCCTGGCGCAGGCGATGTCGCCCTATCGCGGCGAGGCCGGGCTGCTCTATGCGCGCCTGCCCGGCGCGCCGCGCGGTGAAGTGGTGTCGCTCGCCATTCGCCACCACCCGGCGGTGATGGGCAATGGCCGCACCACGGTGGCCGAATTGATCGCCGCCGATCCGCGCCTGAGCTGGAAATCGGCGTGCTATCTCGGCCGCGGCGCCGGGCACCGCGGCCTGCCCGAGGCGCTCTTGCGCACGGTGCCGGCGGTGGGCGAGATCGTCACCCTGACCTTCATCGGCAGCCAGCGGGTCGGCGGCTTCTATCGCGACGGCTCGAGCCTGATCACCGCGGCGCTGGAGGCGCGCTTCGACGCCATCTCCCGCGACATGGCCGAGTTCCACTATGGCCGCTTCGACATCCGCTTCGATTCGCCGGCTGCGCTGATGTGCGGCGAGGAGTTCCAGATCATCGAGGTCAACGGCATCGGCGGCGAGGCCATCCATGTCTGGGACCCGGCGTTCGGCCTCGGCCACGTCTATCGCGAGCTGTTCCGTCAGCAGGCGCTGCTGTTCGAGATCGGCGACCGGCAGCGCCAGCGCGGCGTTCGGCCCTGCGGTACGGTCGAGCTGGTCGCGGCGCTGATGCGCCAGTCCCGGCTGATCGGCCTCTATCCGGCCTCGGAATGAGTGTGCCCCGGCGCGCGAGGTGCGGGTCTTAGTCTGTGCGGTGAGGCGGGAAGGGTGGTGCCCCTGGCCGGTCTACCGGCTTCAGGCTAGATCAATCCGGTGCAACTGGTGGGACACCGGAAACCCGCAACGAGGGAATGCGGGTTTGCGGCCGTTTTGTCCCACCGTCCGGTCAGCTTCCCGCCAAGCCGAAAAACGAAAACCCCGCGGCTGGTGGCACAGCGCGCGGGGCTAATCGTAATGTTCCTGCCGGGCGGCGGAACGTCAGCAAAGCTAGCCGACGCGGCGGGCGCCCGCAAGAGCCTCGCCCGCCAGTCAGCGTCAATGACGATCCCCACCCCTATGGCCCCGACATCCCCGGCCGAGTAGGATCGTCCAGGCTTGGGTACGGCTGGGCTGCTTTCAGCACCGAGGAGCGCCTAATCGGCATCTTCGGGTTGCGCAAGAATGCGGTCGCTGCCCTTCTTGCGGAGGCGCGTCATGGCTGACGCTGCCCTCCGGACGTTCTCAAGCCTGACAGCCTCGACGCTCTACAACCACATCAACGCGGCGCGCTCGCCCGACCAGCTCGACAACCTTTGCAGTGCCCTCTGGCGCCATCAGGGCAAGGGCGAGATCAGCTACGACGAAGCGGTCTTCCTCGAATCGGCGATCGGCAAGCGCCGGCCTTGGCGTCCGTCCGGCATGAAGATCGGCCCGCTTCGCGGCCGCATCGGATCGATCTTTGAGGAGCCGCGCAAGCCGCATCGCTCGCATGACCGCAAGGCGTCGCGCGAGCGCCGCAGAATGCTCGGCGGCTCGGGGGCGATTCCGCCGCATCTGCGCGCCCTGTTCACCGAGGGCGAGCGCGCCGTGCTGGCCATCATCGCTGGCGAAGTGAAGCACCACGGTCAATGCGATCTGCCGATCGACAAGATCGCCGCGCTCGCCGGCTGCTGCCGCACCACCGTGCAGAACGCGCTGAATGAGGCGCGCCGCGGAGGCCTGATCAGGATCACCGTGCGTCCGCAGCGTGGGCGCAAGAACCTGCCGAACGTCGTGGAGATCATCTCTCGCGAGTGGATGACGTGGCTTCGGCGAGGCCCCACCGCACACCGGCCCAATAGGGTCCAAAATACCAAAATAGTGAACCCCTCGAAGAACATAGATATAAAAAAATACCAGCGCAAAAGCGAAGCGACAGCGGCAGCAGCGCAAGGGGCATTCGATGAAGGGCCGGGGCGATGTTCGCCTCCAAGGTCACACCGTGAGGTTGCCGCCAGCGGGGCGAAGAACAGAGGTTGCTCATCCCCAACCCACTCCGCGCCGCTCTCCAAGCGGTCGACCCGGCCGTTGGGTCCTTCCCCCGCCAGGGCGTGCGAGTAATTCGAACCCCATGACCTCGCTACAGGAAGGCGATTTAGCAAGTAAACTCCGAGGCTTGAGGCAGGCTTAGCCATGCAGGAAACGCAAGGCTTACCGCTTGGATACCGCCCGGCAGCAATGCCCGAGACGGTCTCCAAGCGCGCCTTCGCCGACCTCATAGGCGTGACGCAGGGCCGGGTGTCGCAGATGATCAAGGCCGGCTTGCCGGTCGAGCCCAACGCCCGCATCCACGTTGCGAAGGGCCGTGCGTGGGTGCGCGACAACATCGACACCAACCGCCGCCGTGCCAGCCTCGGCGAGGATGACGATCTCCGCGCCCCCACCCCGCGCTCGACCCGTGACGCCGCCGAGGCGGAAATTGCCCTGCTGAAGGCCGGCCGCCTCGCCGGCAATCTGATTGACCGCAAGGCCACGCTCCGCACCATCGAGACCCGTGCCCGCCAGGAGCGCGACGCCTGGATCGGCTGGGTGAATCGCGCCGCGCCCGAGCTCGCCCGCCTGCCGGCCGGCGATCTCGCCGCCATGGTGGCGGCGCTGGACCGCCTGGTGCGCGACCAGCTCGCCGCGCTCGCCGCCATGCCGCTGGACGGGCTCGACCATGACTGACCTCGACGCCCTGACTGCCGAGTTGGTCGATGCCGCCTGGCGCCGCGGCCTCGCCCCCGAACCGCAGCTCACCGTGTCGGAATGGGCCGACCGTCACCGCATGCTGCCCACCGCCAACGCCGAGCCCGGCCCGTGGCGCACCGCGCGCGTGCCGTACCTGAAGGACATCATGGACGCGCTGTCGGTATCCTCGCCGGTCGAGCGCGTGGTGTTCATGAAGGGCGCCCAGACCGGCGGCACCGAAGCCGGCCTCAACGCCATCGGTTATTGGATCGCCCACGCCCCCGGCCTCATCCTTGCGGTGTGGCCGTCGATCGACATGGTCCGCCGCAACTCGCGCACCCGCATCGATCCCCTGATCGAGGGCACGCCCGAGCTGCGCCGCAAGATCGCCACGCCCCGCGCCAAGGACCCCGGCAACACCGTGGCGCTGAAGGAATTCCCCGGCGGCGCCCTGGTGATGACCGGCGCCAACTCCGCCACCGGCCTGCGCTCGACCCCGGCGCGCTATCTCATGTTGGACGAGGTCGACGCCTTCCCGGCCGACGCCGACGACGAAGGCGACCCGGTGGCGCTCGCCGTGCAGCGCACCGTGACGTTCCGCGGCCGCCGCAAGATTCTCATGATCAGCACGCCGACGCTGGCCGGCGTGTCGCGCATCGAGAAGGCATTCGCCGAGAGCGATCAGCGCCGCTTCCATGTGCCGTGCCCGCACTGCGGCACGTTCCAGGTGCTGGAATGGCGCGGCATCGCATGGCCCGAAGGCGAACCCGCCCGCGCCTTCTACGCCTGCCAGACCTGCGGCGGGGTGATCGAGGAGCACGACAAGCCGGCGCTGCTCTCAGCCGGCGAATGGCGCGCCACCGCGCCGGGTGACGGCCGCACCGCCGGCTTCCACCTGTCGGCGCTCTATTCGCCGTTCGAGAGCTGGGGTGAGATCGCGATCGACTTCCTTGCCTCGCGAAAAGACCCGACCCGGCTCAAGACCTGGACCAACCTCAAGCTCGGCGAGCCGTTCGAGGATCGCGACACCGCCCCGCTGGCGCCCGACACCCTCCAGGCCCGTGCCGAGGACTGGGGCGAGCTGCTGCCCGATGGCGTCGCAATCGTCACCGCCGGGGTCGACGTGCAGGACACCTGGCTGGCCATCGAGATTGTCGGCTGGGGGCTCGGCGAGGAATCGTGGTCGCTGGCCTATGAGGCGATCCACGGCGACACTGCGCGGCCTGAGGTGTGGGACGCCCTCGACAGGCTGCTGGCGCAGCGCTTCCCACACCGTCGCGACGTGCCGCCACTGCCGATCGCCGCCGTGGCGATCGATTCGGGCGGGCACCGCACCGGCGAGGTGATGACGTTTTCGGCCGCCCGGCTCAATCGCCGGGTCTGGGCCATCAAGGGCCGCGGCGGTCCCGGCGTGCCGCCGTGGCCGAAGCGCCCGCCCAAGGCCCGCCGCGCTGCGCTGGCGCCGGTTCACATCGTCGGCGTCGACAGCATCAAGTCGACGCTGTTCGCCCGCCTGCGGGCTGGCGAGCCCGAGGGCGCCGGCGCCTGCCACTTCCCGGCCGATCGCGATTACGCCTGGTTCGGCGAGCTGGTCGCCGAGCGCGCCGTGCGCAAGTACACCCGCGGCGTGGCGCGTCTGGAGTGGGTGAAGGATGCCGGGGTGCGAAACGAAGGGCTCGACACCCGCGTCTATGCCACCGCCGCGCTGCATGGCCTCTACGCCGCCGGCTGGCGCCTGACCGACCTTGCCGTCCGCATCAAAGAGGCGCCGAGGCCGCGCCGCAGCCGCCACCGGCCGTGATCCGGTCGAAGTTCCTTGGGCAATGACCACCAAGCGGCAAATTTGCCGCTTGGTCTCACTCGGCGGCCGAGAGAATCGTGCCGCCGAGGTGCCGCGAGGGTGCCGGCACCTCGCGGCCAAGGTCGTGGGCGGCTTCGATCCAGGCGCGAATCGCGTCTTGGACGTTGACGATCGCCTCTTCCGGCGTCTCGCCGTCGCTCATGCAGCCGGGCAGGTCCGGCACGATCGCCGCGAAGCCGCCGCCGTCCGCCTCAGACAGCGGCTCGACCACCACCGGGTATTCAAGACGGGTCGGGTCATTGCGGGTCATGGGCCTTCCTCACGGCGTCGACGAACGCCACCAGCCTGCGAATATATACCGGCTTGATCGGCCGCTTGTAGGGCACGGTGAGAATCACCGGTACCGCCGGGTGGGCGACCTTGTAGTGCGAGCTGCCGCCGCGGGCTGCCTCGCAGGTAATGCCGTGCTCGCGGCATAGCGCCTCGACGTCCTCGATGCGCCAATCGCCCTGCGGATTGCCGCGCATCTGTTCCAGGCGCTTGCTCACGCGGGTCGATCCTTCTTCAGCCGCACGCCCGGCCCGCCGCCGTTCTCGGCGATGAACTCGACGCCAGCCTCTTCGAGGGCGCGCTGAACCGCCGCGACATTGTTCGCCATACCAGCGGCTGGCCCTACGCTGGCCTCCATTCGACGAAGTGTGGCGATCGAGACCTTGGACCTCTCCGCCAAGTCCGTTTGAGCCATCCCCACCAGCGAGCGGGCAGCGGCGATCTGGCGCCCTGTGACCTGAGTTAAATCGCTCACTTTGATATGAACCTATTGACCGACGTTATTTGAGCTGTTTATATCATTGTGCATTCAAACGCTCAATGGAGCAACACCAATGCCGAACACCACCGTTTCGGCTGCCGGCGGAGCTATGCCCGCGGCCAGCCAAGAGACCAACGAGGCGACCAAGCTGGGGTCGCTGATTGGCGCATTAGACGCCCTGCATAAGGCCCAGCACCTCGCCGAACTGCTCTACTTGGCCGGCGAAGGTCTTATGCGTGTCGACAGGGAGGTCGGAGAAGCCGTCATGACCGGCGTCGGCGCCCTCAAGGACAATCTCGAAGAAGTTGATGCGCTCCTCGAAGAGCTGCACGAGCGCGAGAGGGGGGACGCGGAATGACCGAACAGGAAACAGAAGCTGCGGCAGAAGCCTGCACGCCATTCGAAATCTCCTGCGAGATGGAAGACGATCTCGACGAATTGAGAGCGCTGGCCATGGCTCTCGACCTCATGGCCATGGGTATGTCGACCGACGAAAAGGACGAAGATTCGGTCCCGATCGGACATATCGCTCGGAGGATGAAGAGATTGGTCGAAGCAGTAGAGGAACGGCGCGAGCAGCTTTTCAAAATGCTCCACCCTCGCCGACATGAACTGGAGGGCTCGGCATGACCCCGGAACCGATTTTCGCCGTTGCTCTGGTGTCCTGCGCCATCTCGCTCGCTGCCGGGTTCGCCCTCGGCCGGCTGACGCTGCCGGATAGCCGAGGCGCCTACGCCAGGCCGTGGCGCTAAGCACCCGCCGCGGTTCCAGACGGAGCGCTGCTGATCGGCACGATGCAAAGCGCCCGCCACAATAAAACGCTCACGCTCGATCGTTTGCTTGTGGCGGGCGTCGAGACCTGATAAAACGATCACACCCGATCGTTTTAGAGGCGCGCCATGACCTTCACCACATCCCACATCTGCAAGGCTTTCAATCTGAACCCGGTTTCCCTTCGTCGGTGGATGAATGATCCGAATTACCCGTTGCGCGTCGAGGCGCGCTCGGAAGAGAGCGCCGGCTGGCGCCGGTTCAACATGGCCGATGCAGTTCGTATTAGCCTCGTTTCGAGACTGATCAACAACCATTCTGTTGAGTCCTGGAATGCCGTTTATGCCGTGAATTCGATTTACGACCTCATCAGCATCAAGGTTCCGGAGTTTCTTGCTGCTGCTCAGGCCAACGGAAACTGGTTTCAAGAGCAGACTTGTTTCGTGATGTTCTTCCGTATGGACGACGATCCGGCTTTCCACCGGGTTTTTGATACGATCGATGGACTTGTCGAGGCGGCGACGAACCGCTCCATTTCCGGAACGATCCTCTTCGAGCTGTGGAGTGAGACGCTGCGGGCTGCCAGCAACTTGCAG from Blastochloris tepida includes:
- a CDS encoding phage terminase large subunit family protein is translated as MTDLDALTAELVDAAWRRGLAPEPQLTVSEWADRHRMLPTANAEPGPWRTARVPYLKDIMDALSVSSPVERVVFMKGAQTGGTEAGLNAIGYWIAHAPGLILAVWPSIDMVRRNSRTRIDPLIEGTPELRRKIATPRAKDPGNTVALKEFPGGALVMTGANSATGLRSTPARYLMLDEVDAFPADADDEGDPVALAVQRTVTFRGRRKILMISTPTLAGVSRIEKAFAESDQRRFHVPCPHCGTFQVLEWRGIAWPEGEPARAFYACQTCGGVIEEHDKPALLSAGEWRATAPGDGRTAGFHLSALYSPFESWGEIAIDFLASRKDPTRLKTWTNLKLGEPFEDRDTAPLAPDTLQARAEDWGELLPDGVAIVTAGVDVQDTWLAIEIVGWGLGEESWSLAYEAIHGDTARPEVWDALDRLLAQRFPHRRDVPPLPIAAVAIDSGGHRTGEVMTFSAARLNRRVWAIKGRGGPGVPPWPKRPPKARRAALAPVHIVGVDSIKSTLFARLRAGEPEGAGACHFPADRDYAWFGELVAERAVRKYTRGVARLEWVKDAGVRNEGLDTRVYATAALHGLYAAGWRLTDLAVRIKEAPRPRRSRHRP
- a CDS encoding type II toxin-antitoxin system HicB family antitoxin, producing MTRNDPTRLEYPVVVEPLSEADGGGFAAIVPDLPGCMSDGETPEEAIVNVQDAIRAWIEAAHDLGREVPAPSRHLGGTILSAAE
- a CDS encoding type II toxin-antitoxin system HicA family toxin, with translation MSKRLEQMRGNPQGDWRIEDVEALCREHGITCEAARGGSSHYKVAHPAVPVILTVPYKRPIKPVYIRRLVAFVDAVRKAHDPQ